The following are from one region of the Tautonia marina genome:
- a CDS encoding bifunctional folylpolyglutamate synthase/dihydrofolate synthase, translated as MSTDAYRDCIDRLYARLDYERVGMPASASSIELRLARMRRLLRQLGDPQHHLRIVHVAGTKGKGSTSTMIASALSAGGIKTGLFTSPHLHRLEERFVIDGAMMDPSELIDLYESVLPSVETVERQWPAPVGLTFFEVTTAMGLLHFARSGCRAVALEVGMGGRLDSTNVVRPAVSVITSISLDHVRQLGPTLGHIAAEKGGILKRGTPAVIGVAEPEPRDVIHAIARARRCPIRQIGVDFECSYEPPTPPLARPDHGRVAVRTWRRDWGSLACPLPGEHQARNLAVALAALDALGESNPELDVSAEAVVRGMAGLQWPARVEVVGEAPWLVIDGAHNVASAEALAETLQSCFPKVPRTLVFGTSREKDLPGQLRALLPLFEAVVATRFVENPRAVDPETVAEAVVQLGGPPCVIAADPTLALSEARRITPASGLICVTGSLFLAAEARASVLGLRGVPAVPRLVT; from the coding sequence TTGAGCACCGACGCCTACCGGGATTGCATCGACCGCCTCTACGCCCGGCTTGATTACGAACGGGTCGGCATGCCGGCCTCCGCCTCCTCAATTGAGCTTCGCCTGGCTCGGATGCGGCGGTTACTTCGCCAACTGGGCGACCCGCAGCACCACCTGCGGATCGTCCACGTGGCCGGGACCAAGGGGAAAGGGTCGACCTCGACGATGATCGCCTCGGCCCTTTCGGCCGGCGGCATCAAGACCGGTCTGTTCACCTCGCCGCACCTGCACCGCCTGGAAGAACGGTTCGTCATCGACGGCGCGATGATGGACCCGAGCGAACTGATCGACCTGTATGAATCGGTGCTTCCAAGCGTCGAGACCGTCGAGCGGCAGTGGCCGGCTCCGGTCGGCCTGACCTTCTTCGAGGTCACGACGGCAATGGGCCTGCTCCATTTCGCCCGATCCGGCTGCCGGGCCGTGGCGCTGGAGGTGGGCATGGGAGGACGGCTCGATTCGACCAATGTCGTACGGCCGGCCGTCTCGGTCATCACGTCGATCTCGCTCGACCATGTTCGGCAGCTTGGTCCGACGCTCGGACACATCGCGGCCGAGAAGGGGGGGATTCTCAAGCGAGGAACCCCGGCCGTGATCGGCGTGGCCGAGCCGGAACCCCGAGACGTGATCCACGCCATCGCCAGAGCAAGACGCTGCCCGATTCGTCAAATCGGCGTCGATTTTGAATGTTCGTATGAACCTCCGACGCCTCCCCTGGCTCGCCCCGATCACGGCCGGGTGGCCGTGCGGACCTGGCGGCGCGACTGGGGATCGCTCGCCTGTCCCTTGCCGGGCGAGCACCAGGCGAGGAACCTCGCCGTGGCCCTGGCGGCACTCGACGCGCTGGGCGAATCGAACCCGGAGCTGGATGTGTCGGCCGAGGCCGTCGTCCGAGGGATGGCGGGCCTGCAATGGCCGGCGAGGGTCGAGGTGGTGGGAGAGGCTCCCTGGCTGGTGATCGACGGGGCACACAATGTGGCCTCGGCCGAGGCACTGGCCGAGACGCTTCAATCGTGCTTCCCGAAGGTCCCCCGCACCCTGGTCTTTGGAACAAGCCGCGAGAAGGACTTGCCGGGCCAGCTTCGGGCCTTGCTGCCGCTGTTCGAGGCCGTGGTCGCCACCCGGTTCGTCGAGAACCCGCGCGCGGTCGATCCCGAGACCGTGGCCGAGGCCGTTGTACAGCTTGGCGGCCCGCCCTGCGTGATCGCCGCCGACCCAACGCTCGCGCTGAGCGAAGCCCGGCGGATCACCCCGGCGTCGGGCTTGATTTGCGTGACCGGCTCGTTGTTCCTCGCCGCCGAGGCAAGGGCCTCGGTCCTCGGGCTTCGAGGGGTCCCGGCCGTGCCTCGGCTCGTGACGTGA
- a CDS encoding response regulator: MARSERYSIVVADDDDALRTVTANCLRDAGMTVWEASDGNEAIAQVRKHRPRVLVLDLWMPQRDGLQVLEALRFDPLATGLQVVILTGDGLADGRLLALAGGASRILLKGGPFDELLDAIRSCAEHTLSPPIDLDPSDDETDDHDQEGPGAVPVPHDPQRDHYPSGPDLP; this comes from the coding sequence GTGGCCCGATCCGAACGCTACTCGATCGTGGTGGCCGACGACGACGATGCCCTGCGCACCGTGACCGCCAACTGCCTGCGAGACGCCGGCATGACCGTCTGGGAAGCGTCGGACGGCAACGAGGCCATCGCGCAGGTGCGGAAGCATCGCCCGCGGGTCCTCGTGCTCGACCTCTGGATGCCCCAGCGAGACGGGTTACAGGTGCTTGAGGCCTTGCGGTTCGATCCGTTGGCCACCGGCCTTCAGGTGGTCATCCTGACCGGCGACGGCCTGGCTGATGGTCGATTGCTCGCGCTGGCCGGAGGAGCCTCCCGCATTCTTCTGAAGGGGGGCCCGTTCGACGAGCTGCTCGACGCCATTCGCTCGTGTGCCGAGCATACCCTCAGCCCCCCGATCGACCTCGACCCGTCCGACGACGAGACCGACGACCACGACCAGGAAGGGCCGGGAGCCGTGCCCGTGCCTCACGATCCTCAGCGCGACCATTACCCCTCCGGGCCCGACCTGCCTTGA